In Clostridium sp. DL-VIII, the following proteins share a genomic window:
- a CDS encoding 4Fe-4S binding protein: protein MNKEELNLLKLEGYMQQQDKEYFSLRVLTSAGNLNSDQVRCLSDIADKYGRGYIGFTTRQCIEIPWIKEESIPEVKRAIEGAHITTGGTGYRVIAVAACKGTLCKYGLIDSQELSRKLEEKFLGMDVPGKFKIGISACPNNCVKAPLSDLGFMAQNKPRVEEDICKGCRICERTCKVDAIEVIEKKAKINYDKCVSCGQCIKACPFKAMELEKEGIAVFIGGKGGRQLRIGERAQKLFNIDELVQLTEKVINYSKENSQKGERLGSTIDRLGLDHLRKSLDIK, encoded by the coding sequence TTGAATAAAGAAGAACTTAATTTACTAAAATTAGAAGGTTATATGCAGCAGCAGGATAAAGAGTATTTTTCACTTAGAGTTCTCACTTCAGCAGGAAACTTAAATTCAGACCAGGTACGCTGTTTATCGGATATAGCTGACAAGTATGGCAGAGGATATATTGGATTTACAACAAGACAGTGTATAGAAATTCCATGGATAAAAGAGGAGTCTATTCCTGAAGTTAAAAGAGCCATTGAAGGGGCACATATTACAACTGGAGGGACAGGCTATAGGGTTATTGCTGTAGCAGCCTGCAAGGGTACACTTTGCAAGTATGGATTAATAGATTCACAGGAATTATCGAGAAAACTGGAGGAAAAGTTTTTAGGAATGGATGTTCCAGGTAAATTTAAAATTGGAATAAGCGCATGTCCTAACAATTGCGTAAAAGCGCCACTGAGTGACTTGGGTTTTATGGCTCAAAATAAACCTAGAGTTGAAGAGGATATTTGTAAAGGATGCAGAATATGTGAACGCACTTGTAAGGTAGATGCAATTGAAGTGATAGAAAAAAAGGCTAAAATAAATTATGATAAATGTGTTTCTTGCGGTCAATGCATAAAAGCATGTCCATTCAAGGCGATGGAGCTTGAGAAGGAAGGAATAGCAGTATTTATAGGCGGCAAAGGCGGAAGGCAATTAAGAATAGGGGAAAGGGCTCAGAAACTCTTTAATATAGATGAATTAGTACAACTTACTGAAAAAGTTATTAATTATTCTAAAGAAAATTCTCAAAAGGGTGAAAGGTTAGGTAGCACAATAGATAGGTTAGGACTTGATCATTTAAGAAAATCATTAGATATTAAATAA
- a CDS encoding response regulator, with the protein MKKVLIVDDSSYMRMFVKKIVKKGGTYIMLEASTKDEAIETFNSANPEIVILDLNMSELRKDGIDVLTEIMRINPEAVVIVISAVGYEDVKDECLELGAKSYLKKPFETEELLQLLEKYK; encoded by the coding sequence ATGAAAAAGGTATTAATAGTAGATGATTCGTCGTACATGAGGATGTTTGTAAAAAAGATAGTTAAAAAAGGTGGTACATATATAATGCTTGAAGCATCCACTAAGGATGAGGCGATTGAGACATTTAACAGCGCAAATCCAGAAATTGTTATTTTGGATCTAAATATGTCTGAGCTTAGAAAAGATGGGATTGATGTATTAACAGAAATAATGAGAATAAATCCTGAAGCGGTTGTAATTGTTATTTCAGCAGTTGGATATGAAGATGTAAAAGATGAGTGTCTAGAGCTTGGAGCAAAGAGTTACCTTAAGAAACCTTTTGAAACTGAGGAATTATTACAGTTGTTAGAAAAATATAAATAA
- a CDS encoding aldehyde dehydrogenase family protein → MMIIKKPLQYATVIDRQGDCGVFDTMDDAIRLACVAAEEYSNLDTNKRNDITNAAISTLNNHLEELSTMFCKEIGQDSYDEILHDNIAALNNYKNYSILSTNNKLNAYNDSCLVSGIIIESSNSLETIIQNSILTLKSGNAIVFSSNKNMKNVFSYAIKLINNAIEAIGGPKNLVVTVKEPSNESTNILIENEKVTLISAINSCNEEKVAL, encoded by the coding sequence ATGATGATAATAAAGAAGCCACTCCAATATGCAACTGTAATAGATCGTCAAGGGGACTGCGGTGTATTTGACACTATGGATGATGCCATTAGATTAGCCTGTGTAGCCGCAGAAGAATACTCTAATCTTGATACTAACAAAAGGAATGATATCACAAATGCAGCTATTAGCACACTAAATAATCACCTCGAGGAACTCAGCACCATGTTCTGCAAAGAAATAGGACAAGATTCATATGATGAAATTCTTCATGATAACATTGCTGCATTGAATAATTACAAAAACTATTCAATACTATCTACGAATAATAAATTAAATGCTTATAATGATTCTTGCTTAGTTAGCGGAATAATTATTGAATCTTCAAATTCACTTGAAACTATAATTCAAAATAGCATTTTAACTCTTAAATCTGGAAATGCGATTGTATTTTCATCAAATAAAAATATGAAAAATGTGTTTTCTTACGCTATTAAACTCATCAATAATGCCATAGAAGCTATAGGTGGCCCTAAAAATCTTGTAGTTACAGTGAAAGAACCTAGTAACGAAAGTACTAATATCTTAATTGAAAACGAAAAGGTAACCTTAATCTCAGCAATAAATAGTTGTAATGAAGAAAAGGTAGCGCTTTAA
- a CDS encoding SGNH/GDSL hydrolase family protein produces MKENERLKSYKLSDINNLKIHGRTTGCLEPLTLFWTGSAIELNAKGSELWIEVESDYDIFEQWISIRINSVPVSRQMLNRGKYWICVFRGMDENAMKNVRIIKDVQPMSEDINCYMKIHRVKFDGEFLPIEDKAYKIEFIGDSITSGEGAIGAKEEEDWIPMFFSSVNNYTAITAEALNAEYRIISQSGWGVLTSWNNNPHENIPEYYEKVCGVLKGEKNKALGALNENDFSLWQPDIIVVNLGTNDAGAFDYPEWKDEITGEIYKQRLNDDGSFNEEDIEAFERSVENFIVKLRKYNKKAHIIWVYGMLGLELMPYIYRAVDSYVKSTNDRMISVFQLPNTTSETVGARSHPGLLAHEKAARELTEFIKEILIR; encoded by the coding sequence ATGAAAGAAAATGAAAGATTAAAATCATATAAATTATCTGATATTAACAATTTAAAAATTCATGGAAGAACAACTGGATGCCTTGAGCCATTAACATTATTTTGGACTGGAAGCGCGATTGAATTAAATGCAAAAGGTTCCGAGTTATGGATTGAAGTAGAGTCGGATTATGATATATTTGAACAATGGATAAGTATAAGAATTAATTCAGTTCCTGTAAGCAGGCAAATGTTAAACAGAGGAAAATACTGGATTTGTGTATTTAGAGGTATGGATGAAAATGCTATGAAAAATGTCCGTATAATAAAGGATGTTCAGCCTATGAGTGAAGATATAAACTGCTATATGAAGATACATAGAGTAAAATTTGATGGGGAATTTTTACCTATTGAAGATAAGGCATATAAAATTGAATTTATAGGAGATAGTATTACTTCAGGAGAAGGAGCGATAGGGGCTAAAGAAGAAGAGGATTGGATTCCTATGTTCTTTAGTTCAGTAAATAATTATACAGCAATAACAGCAGAAGCATTAAATGCAGAGTACAGAATTATTTCTCAAAGTGGCTGGGGAGTACTAACCAGTTGGAATAATAACCCACATGAAAATATTCCTGAGTATTATGAGAAAGTCTGTGGAGTTCTTAAGGGTGAGAAAAATAAAGCATTAGGTGCCTTAAATGAAAATGATTTTAGTTTATGGCAGCCAGACATCATCGTAGTTAACCTCGGAACAAATGATGCTGGTGCGTTTGATTATCCAGAATGGAAAGATGAAATAACAGGAGAGATTTATAAGCAAAGATTAAATGATGATGGAAGTTTTAATGAAGAAGACATAGAAGCCTTTGAAAGGTCAGTAGAAAACTTCATTGTTAAGCTTAGAAAATATAATAAGAAAGCACATATTATATGGGTGTATGGAATGTTAGGTTTGGAGCTTATGCCATATATTTATCGCGCGGTAGATTCTTATGTGAAAAGTACAAATGACAGGATGATTTCTGTTTTTCAACTACCTAATACAACAAGTGAAACAGTTGGTGCTAGAAGTCATCCGGGACTTTTAGCTCATGAAAAGGCGGCAAGGGAATTAACTGAATTTATAAAGGAAATTTTAATAAGATAG
- the argS gene encoding arginine--tRNA ligase, translating into MKNLVIQLTELVQSKFESLGYDKEYGRVEISNRPDLCQYQCNGALKAAKIYKKAPIAIANEVAEILKQEEIFGDVTAVAPGFININIKDSFLTKYINEIYKDEKFGCTASEKPMSIVVDYGGANIAKPLHVGHLRSAIIGESIKRIGRFLGHTVTGDVHLGDWGLQIGMVITEVQRRKPNLEYFDESFTGEYPTEAPFTIDELEDIYPAASKLAKSDEEAMALAKKATAELQEGRRGYIALWKHIINVSVSDLKKNYAALNVEFDLWKGESDANPYINDMVKYFKDNNYTHLSEGALVIDVEEETDKKPMPPIIIQKSDGAALYGTTDLATIIERVKDYNPNEIIYVVDKRQGLHFEQVFRCARKTKLVSDDMKFEFVGFGTMNGKDGKPFKTREGGVMRLQDLISIIKGNVKERVNNNDKISAEEGDEIARIVGLAALKYGDLSNIPTKDYIFDIDKFSSFEGNTGPYILYTAVRIKSILNKAKEELKDFAGDIKMPATSVERDLMLAFIRFNDVVEGAFRDKAPNRLCEFIYEVSNLFNRFYNENRILSEEDKEKKLSWLNLLALTVSILETALDLLGMEIPERM; encoded by the coding sequence ATGAAAAATTTAGTTATTCAATTAACGGAATTAGTTCAATCAAAATTTGAAAGTTTAGGGTATGATAAGGAATACGGAAGAGTAGAGATATCTAATAGACCTGATTTATGTCAGTATCAATGTAACGGAGCATTAAAAGCAGCAAAGATTTATAAAAAGGCACCTATAGCAATAGCAAATGAGGTGGCTGAAATTTTAAAACAGGAAGAAATTTTTGGCGATGTTACAGCAGTTGCTCCAGGCTTTATTAATATAAATATAAAGGATAGTTTCTTAACTAAGTACATAAATGAAATTTATAAGGATGAAAAGTTTGGATGTACAGCTTCAGAAAAGCCTATGAGTATAGTAGTTGATTATGGTGGCGCTAATATTGCTAAGCCGCTGCATGTTGGACATTTACGTTCAGCTATTATTGGTGAATCAATAAAAAGAATTGGTAGATTTTTAGGTCATACAGTAACTGGAGATGTTCACTTAGGAGACTGGGGACTTCAAATAGGTATGGTTATTACAGAAGTTCAAAGAAGAAAACCAAACCTTGAATATTTTGATGAAAGTTTTACTGGTGAATATCCTACAGAAGCACCATTTACTATTGATGAACTCGAAGATATATATCCAGCTGCAAGTAAGCTTGCTAAAAGTGATGAGGAAGCTATGGCACTTGCTAAGAAGGCTACAGCAGAGCTTCAAGAAGGAAGAAGAGGCTATATTGCTCTTTGGAAGCACATAATAAATGTTTCGGTTTCTGATTTAAAGAAAAATTACGCTGCTCTTAATGTTGAATTTGATTTATGGAAGGGTGAAAGTGATGCGAACCCTTATATAAATGATATGGTTAAATATTTTAAAGATAATAATTATACTCATTTAAGTGAAGGCGCTCTTGTTATAGATGTTGAGGAGGAAACTGATAAGAAACCAATGCCGCCAATTATAATACAAAAATCAGATGGTGCAGCGCTTTATGGGACTACTGATTTAGCTACTATAATTGAAAGAGTTAAGGATTACAATCCAAATGAAATAATATATGTAGTTGATAAGCGTCAAGGTCTTCATTTTGAGCAGGTATTTAGATGCGCAAGAAAGACTAAATTAGTTTCAGATGATATGAAATTCGAGTTCGTAGGGTTTGGAACTATGAATGGTAAAGATGGAAAGCCATTTAAAACAAGAGAAGGCGGAGTTATGAGGCTTCAAGACCTTATCTCTATAATTAAAGGTAATGTAAAAGAAAGAGTTAACAATAATGATAAGATATCAGCTGAAGAAGGCGATGAAATAGCAAGAATAGTTGGATTAGCTGCATTAAAGTATGGAGATTTATCAAATATACCTACAAAGGATTATATATTTGATATTGATAAATTTTCTTCATTTGAAGGAAATACAGGTCCGTATATTTTATACACTGCAGTTAGAATTAAATCCATTCTTAATAAAGCAAAGGAAGAGCTTAAAGATTTTGCAGGCGATATAAAAATGCCAGCTACCAGCGTTGAAAGAGATTTAATGCTTGCATTTATAAGATTTAATGATGTTGTTGAAGGTGCATTTAGAGATAAAGCACCTAATAGGTTATGTGAATTTATTTATGAAGTTTCAAATTTATTCAATAGATTTTATAATGAGAACAGAATATTAAGTGAAGAGGATAAAGAAAAGAAACTTTCATGGTTAAATTTATTGGCTTTAACTGTAAGTATACTAGAAACTGCTTTAGATTTACTAGGAATGGAAATACCTGAAAGAATGTAA
- the nrdJ gene encoding ribonucleoside-triphosphate reductase, adenosylcobalamin-dependent, which produces MSKILSEKFLSKYREVEKTPLSNIGEFVYLRTYSRYLNDKKRRENWFETVLRTTEYNIELGIEFKKKHGLDINLQNETKEAELLFDNLYNLRTFTSGRTLYMGGTDIVKEYPLSNYNCSFTMIEKFHDFVDVFYLLMVGSGVGVRIDSDLISKMPKIRKIALLGQYTEDVHKYMPKEYMEDTKLIIDDKDSSVAAIKVGDSKEGWCAALETYFQLVTAPEYENIHKIIIDYSYVRPEGERLKRFGGRASGHNSLKRMFEKINKVCNKLTDGSLKSLDVLDIATIISENVVSGGVRRSAMMIICDEDDYDVINAKSNLYKIVDGNWIENSEVSHRKMSNNSVLYKEKPSLDKIKEILNSIKINGEPGFINGMEAKKRKSTFKGCNPCGEILLNSHQCCNLSTNNLVAFVNNDHELDIKHLEEIIKLSARVAIRMTLVNVELPDWDKIMQADRIVGISLTGMMDMINKTNMSYEELGKLLKHLREVVKNEGNRYCAELGISAPELMTTIKPEGSLSTLPCVSSGIHYSHSNYYIRRVRISVSDPLYKMIEKLKCYPIYNENGQSDENCTTKVIEFPIKAPDGKTKYDVGAIEQLELYKLSMINWTDHNTSITVHVRDDEWEAVANWLYENFDYVVGITFLPLMDETYPLLPYESTTKEDYEERVKNIKPIDYELLAELDDDEEHEIIDKECANGVCPVR; this is translated from the coding sequence ATGAGTAAAATATTATCGGAAAAATTCTTGAGTAAATATAGAGAGGTTGAAAAAACACCTTTAAGTAATATTGGTGAATTCGTATATTTAAGAACTTACTCAAGATATTTAAATGACAAAAAAAGAAGAGAAAATTGGTTTGAAACAGTTCTTAGAACAACAGAATATAATATTGAACTTGGTATTGAATTTAAAAAGAAGCATGGATTAGATATAAATCTACAAAATGAAACAAAGGAAGCTGAACTTTTATTTGATAACTTATACAATTTAAGAACTTTTACATCAGGAAGAACTCTCTATATGGGTGGAACAGATATAGTAAAGGAATACCCTCTTTCAAATTATAACTGCTCTTTTACAATGATTGAAAAGTTCCATGATTTTGTAGATGTATTTTATCTTCTTATGGTTGGCTCTGGTGTAGGAGTTAGAATTGATAGTGACTTAATCTCTAAGATGCCTAAAATAAGAAAAATAGCATTGCTTGGACAATATACTGAAGATGTTCATAAATATATGCCAAAAGAATATATGGAAGACACAAAGCTTATTATAGATGATAAAGATTCATCTGTTGCTGCCATTAAGGTTGGTGATAGTAAAGAAGGCTGGTGCGCTGCTCTAGAAACATATTTTCAATTAGTTACAGCTCCTGAGTATGAAAACATACATAAAATCATAATTGATTATAGTTATGTCAGACCAGAAGGTGAACGCTTAAAGAGATTTGGTGGTAGGGCGTCTGGGCACAATTCATTAAAAAGAATGTTTGAAAAGATTAATAAAGTCTGCAATAAGCTCACAGATGGCAGCTTAAAGTCACTTGATGTTTTAGATATAGCAACAATAATAAGTGAAAATGTAGTTTCTGGTGGTGTACGTCGTAGTGCCATGATGATTATCTGTGATGAGGATGATTATGATGTAATAAATGCTAAAAGTAATCTTTACAAAATAGTTGATGGAAATTGGATTGAGAACTCAGAAGTTTCTCATAGAAAAATGAGCAACAATTCTGTATTGTACAAAGAGAAACCTTCATTAGATAAAATAAAGGAAATATTAAACTCCATAAAAATTAATGGTGAACCGGGCTTTATTAATGGTATGGAAGCCAAAAAAAGAAAATCTACTTTTAAAGGATGCAACCCATGTGGAGAAATTTTACTCAATTCACATCAATGTTGCAACTTATCTACAAATAATTTAGTGGCCTTTGTAAATAACGATCATGAATTAGATATTAAACACTTGGAAGAAATAATAAAATTATCTGCAAGAGTGGCTATAAGAATGACCTTAGTAAATGTTGAACTTCCAGATTGGGATAAGATTATGCAGGCTGATAGGATAGTCGGAATTTCCTTAACTGGCATGATGGATATGATAAACAAAACTAATATGAGCTATGAAGAGTTAGGAAAATTATTAAAGCACCTCCGAGAAGTTGTAAAAAATGAAGGTAATAGATATTGCGCCGAGCTTGGAATTTCAGCACCAGAACTTATGACTACAATTAAACCGGAAGGTTCACTTTCAACACTTCCATGTGTAAGTTCTGGAATACATTATTCACATTCTAATTATTATATTAGAAGAGTTAGAATTTCTGTATCTGATCCATTATACAAAATGATAGAAAAATTAAAATGCTATCCTATTTATAATGAAAATGGGCAAAGCGATGAAAACTGCACAACAAAAGTTATAGAGTTTCCAATAAAAGCTCCTGACGGAAAAACAAAATATGATGTTGGAGCTATAGAACAACTCGAACTTTATAAACTTTCAATGATAAATTGGACTGATCATAACACTTCAATAACTGTACATGTAAGAGATGATGAATGGGAAGCTGTTGCAAATTGGTTATATGAAAACTTTGATTATGTCGTTGGTATAACTTTCCTTCCGCTGATGGATGAAACTTATCCGCTTTTACCTTATGAATCTACAACAAAAGAAGATTATGAGGAACGTGTAAAAAATATTAAACCTATAGACTATGAACTGCTCGCAGAACTAGATGATGATGAAGAGCATGAAATTATTGATAAAGAATGTGCTAATGGAGTTTGTCCTGTACGATAA
- a CDS encoding 3D domain-containing protein produces the protein MNVKQKDFIINKTVTSKYVDSSEMENAETERHEDPAKENTEISANDINETPAETEKVEAAPTKAQENQKPIGVPIKAELTAYSNDPKCSGNWGAQTAMQTKTRLGVIAAPSKIPLGSKIYIPDLTNYKADGIFDVEDRGGAIKIKKDGTYVIDVWVPTYEEAEEFGRKYTTIYLLE, from the coding sequence TTGAATGTTAAACAAAAAGATTTTATTATAAATAAAACTGTTACAAGCAAATATGTCGATAGTTCTGAGATGGAAAATGCTGAAACAGAAAGGCATGAAGATCCAGCGAAGGAAAATACTGAGATTTCAGCGAATGACATAAATGAAACACCAGCAGAAACTGAAAAGGTTGAAGCTGCACCGACAAAAGCTCAAGAAAACCAAAAACCGATAGGTGTGCCAATAAAGGCTGAATTAACTGCATACTCTAATGATCCAAAATGTTCAGGAAACTGGGGAGCACAAACAGCAATGCAGACGAAAACTAGGTTAGGGGTTATTGCAGCTCCATCGAAAATACCACTTGGAAGTAAAATTTACATTCCAGACTTAACAAATTATAAAGCCGATGGTATATTTGATGTTGAAGATAGAGGTGGAGCAATTAAAATAAAGAAAGATGGTACATACGTAATAGATGTATGGGTGCCAACTTATGAAGAAGCCGAAGAATTTGGAAGAAAATATACAACAATCTATTTATTAGAATAG
- a CDS encoding IS630 family transposase — MRKRLTVNTKHASYETIKALYKSEKNPKIKTRLLTILHLFEGKSSVEISLLLKQSDATIRTTIHRYNKFGLEGLKDLEHAPKKTILTSDELAIVDNILKESPYNSGLNYNNWTGELLVNWVSLNFNKKISLGTAYNIFSRLNYSKTRAKRLSNKIDKETLTNFREKLSNLIISKDENTVILYEDEAIITSEPSATAVWTKVGVQPIVKTLPGGTRKRAVIFGATNPETGDLIYKISDKGNSDNFKSFLKYGL; from the coding sequence ATGAGAAAAAGATTAACTGTTAATACAAAGCATGCATCTTATGAAACTATAAAAGCGCTATATAAAAGTGAGAAAAATCCAAAAATTAAAACTAGATTATTAACTATATTGCATTTATTTGAAGGAAAATCTAGTGTTGAAATTTCTCTTCTTTTAAAACAATCTGATGCTACGATTAGAACGACTATTCATCGATATAATAAATTTGGATTAGAAGGCTTGAAAGACTTAGAGCACGCCCCAAAGAAAACAATTTTAACATCAGATGAACTTGCTATTGTTGATAATATTTTAAAAGAATCCCCCTATAATTCCGGTCTCAATTATAATAATTGGACTGGTGAACTTCTTGTAAATTGGGTAAGTTTAAACTTCAATAAAAAAATTTCACTTGGTACAGCTTATAATATATTTTCTAGACTTAACTACTCAAAAACTAGAGCTAAAAGATTAAGTAATAAAATTGATAAAGAAACTTTAACTAATTTTAGAGAAAAACTATCGAATTTGATAATATCAAAAGACGAAAATACTGTGATTCTCTATGAAGATGAAGCTATTATAACATCAGAGCCGTCTGCGACTGCCGTTTGGACTAAAGTCGGAGTTCAGCCTATAGTTAAAACTTTACCAGGTGGCACAAGAAAAAGAGCTGTTATATTTGGTGCTACTAACCCTGAGACCGGTGATCTTATCTATAAGATTTCTGATAAAGGAAATTCAGATAATTTTAAGTCTTTTTTAAAATACGGTCTCTGA
- a CDS encoding DUF2935 domain-containing protein, producing MVENGIREITLFEHRFWLQILGDHSRFILNSLSPKENSFVHKANEFINLFDDLLARSRKSISNENLHELNYKSYSAAMKIREFKLVILCKQIEDKIYINLPPTFINHMLNELEEYLTILNDLIKGNIPPIIDLHLHLLWLPDGSGHAETIASTLDMTQKELIKISKEYSKIFTDLYLRTIEYKGYTRTNICEFEALRKHNIYAYEVMNCFKKFLKELEAAVQEKKVLGTIYPLMLDHMYREECYYLTKLSMISNIEAPNCNPTKPRIEA from the coding sequence TTGGTGGAAAATGGTATCAGGGAAATTACTCTTTTCGAACACCGATTTTGGTTACAAATTTTAGGAGATCATTCTAGATTTATTTTAAATTCACTTTCACCAAAGGAAAACAGCTTTGTTCATAAAGCTAATGAATTCATTAATTTATTTGATGATTTATTGGCAAGATCACGTAAGTCAATTTCAAATGAAAATCTTCATGAACTAAATTATAAGTCATATTCTGCTGCAATGAAGATAAGAGAATTTAAATTAGTTATTCTATGTAAACAAATTGAAGATAAAATTTACATTAATCTTCCACCTACATTTATAAATCATATGCTTAACGAACTAGAAGAATATCTTACCATTTTAAATGATTTAATTAAGGGAAATATACCGCCAATAATAGATTTACATCTTCATTTACTTTGGCTCCCGGATGGAAGTGGACATGCAGAAACTATAGCTAGCACTTTGGATATGACACAGAAGGAATTAATAAAAATCAGTAAGGAATATTCAAAAATATTTACTGACTTATACTTAAGAACAATAGAGTATAAAGGATATACAAGAACTAATATTTGCGAGTTCGAAGCATTAAGAAAGCATAATATTTATGCTTATGAGGTAATGAATTGCTTTAAAAAGTTCTTGAAAGAATTGGAAGCAGCAGTTCAAGAGAAAAAAGTTTTAGGAACCATATATCCTTTAATGCTTGACCACATGTATAGAGAAGAATGCTATTATCTTACAAAGCTTTCAATGATATCTAACATTGAAGCTCCAAACTGTAATCCAACAAAACCTAGAATTGAAGCTTGA